aaacatgaaaatggctgTAACTACTTAACCCTTAGTCCAactgacttgaaaattggcatgcagtgccTTTGTCCAAGGTGCCATGATTGTCTATGAGGTGACCCTGgtgtatctcaaaaaacatggctgCCATCAGCCAATTaagtttgagcacctattagacaaggttaacggaggccaaTCGGAATGAAActcgctgggcctgtttgactcatgGCCCTACAGGCCTGTGAGAAATTGGAAAGAAATCGTCCAACGGGTGATTTTCATGTAGGTAAAGGATTGTATATCTTTGCCTCAAGGACTGCCGCTGTCCATCAAATCGttcgttaaatattggagattattttaactagtcctaggtttttggctcaacctcaataactgttaaaaaactttataaacCACATATGTCCTATTGTAAATTGCCTATATTGGCTGTATATGGTCTATTCCATATACAATCGAGATGattacaggcttgctaattaaaacataatacctttttcaaatgtgcttaaaggccttaaagcacTTGAACCCCAACAattgcttgcagctatatttcatATGCTTAATCTCTTTTTTCATACTCTCTTACTAATTACTAGCtctaaaattaaattttggaattagcaacgAAGACGTGGGATGAGATACTTAAGAAATTAGTCTTACACACAAGTGCATTTTTAGGACAAAAATCTGACAAATGTCCTGAAATACATCATCTAAACAATGTTTTGAGGTGTGGtaagacttgggtaaagttggttttatattcgcacattcggacatccgtattcaatagccttgttaatcaaactacattggacattcagtggacattcacaattaaatatgccattaaaggtcccgtttttcgtggttttttgaagctttgattgtgtttatagtgtgcaatatagcatgtgttcatgtttcgcgtgtaaaaaaacagtatttttcacataatttataccgctgtttccactgtcataaaaacaggctgatgacttccttgttctatgaagtccctccttcagaaatacgtaacgagttctgattgtgccagcggttcctgtgttgtgattgtgATTTGACAGCaacttagcgaaccttgcccggaaaggtcatgcctcttaccataacgtggagatgcacgcgctcagtgttattgtaaacatgtctttaattttaccctatcaatttgagccggaatcacacccggtgattggactgcgggatgaaaataatagcgtttcgacgacatggcgacaaacacactctacaaacgcaactcttgtgtattcctgtgggcggaggttagtcaaaaaactgttttagtgacgtcattaaagaaggaagtagagggatgtagtccaaactggccgttcgatgtaggcgacttctgttaaataaaatatctcgcttggcattgaactttgagctttaaaattttacagattttatttatactctaacaacaacattacacactaactaaagtttgaaacatggaatcacgaagaacgggacctttaaaacaatacttgcctatcgactgtgaaaaatgttgtaagttgacaatcgttggttgtcaatatcatgtcgctgcttaaaattcgcaaacattaatttatggcacatttattggaaagtctgaatttatcagaagtccgaatgtgcgaatataaaaccaactttacccaagttgtGGTAAGtagtataagcggaataattgactccgggccgttgaattattgaaaaataatgcacacccgaggtgTAATGGCATTATCACcttgggtgtgcattatttttctaataattcaatggcccataatcaattattccttacatatattatatatgtgtctgtgtattatgtacatataatctacacacacacacacatatatatataatcacgattaatagatttgacagcactaaaatattattaataataatacaaatgacAGAAATATCCAGGAAGCTACAGCCTGGAGGTTAGCCCATATTAAAGTATTATAGTTTTACAAAGACAAACATATAGCAATTATGATATTTTAGCGAAAACTATGGTTACCATGGTTACCGAAAAACGCAAGGTAAAGTAAGGGGATCTAGCCTTGCAGTCAGTAGGTTTAGGATAAAACTGTCTCATAAAAgtctgtcattgtttactcgCCCTAATGTTAGACAGGATGCTAGAGACTGACAGCGTCGCTCACTATTCTATTCTCTGGTGACTGAAGATGTCATTCTGCCTGAcatctcattttgtttttcacaaACAATGAGATTCATACGCGTTTATAACAGCATAAGGGGGAGTAAATAtgacagattttcatttttgggtgaactaacgttATCTGCATATGCCATCGCGTCGCATATGTAATAGAGACGATACTTCACGTTACCTGACCGGTTATGCCTGTAATGATGGCCACTTTCCTCTTCGTCTTGCTGCCTCCGTTCACATCACCACTGGCCGACGCTGCTGTGCACTGAGCCATTGTCTGGAGCTTTTTTCGATTCGGACGGAATCTATGGGGTTTGGATCCACTTTGTGCGATCGGATATTATGTACGGATGCAGACACATCCGAAACTCCAGCGGCTTGAGCGACACATCAGAAACCTGCActcagcagccaatcacagacgaGAGCGCCAGTGACGTGCGCACCACAGAACAAAGAGGAGACAAATACTGTAGGCTCAGTGTGTACATCTATCACAGCGCCCACTAAAGGACTCGATGTTCAGGAGGAATTAAACAAACAACTTTTTACTTTCTCTCGtcgtaataataataacaatacgataacaaatattaataagtaaaataaattataaatatttttttcctaggCCTAAATAGCTGCTGAAAAAAACAGCCTAAGCAGCTTTGCTATTCCGTTGGCTAGTTTTCAGCACTAAAGTAAAAGGAGGATTCACATACTTCCTTATTGACTGCGTCATAGCCGTAGATCTAGGTTTTAAATTTTGGATATTTCATATGTgtgattaaaaattatattaacaaATTCAAGTGAAATGGGGAACACAGCACAATACATATAAAAGACGAAGAGGAAGGAATGAACAAAATaatcaaatgttttttatatatattttaatttagttaatattTAAAGTTCTAAGGCCCATACACCCCATAAGTCACTTACAACAATATGCAAGAACTAATATATGAAAGtattgaaatgtttttatttgtccTGTTAGTTTGAGCTATTATATTTCAGCCTTTCTCAATCCAGTCCCTCACATATACAGAAAGTGAAATCtaacacataaaaataaataaatcttttcttgtttatgtcttttcaaacacatcaaaatacatttttttagttttcacTGTCATCTAAAACACTACTTTGTTAGCCATCAGTTGATGTACAGTAAAGTTTATATTCCATTTACTATACTGTGAAAGCTTTTCAAGTAAACATCAGACATTATCTTTATATATAGaaccacacaaaacacacaatacaTCTGTAGGtagtgttctgtttttttttttttttcatttgcctTCATGGAAGGTGAGATGTTTACTACAAAGAGAGGGAGTGAACAAGACCATATTGTTGCCTCTAACAGCCAGTCTTGGATCCAGTTTCCCAGTCTCAAATTTCAAGCTTAAAAACGTcaccaaaagaaaaacagatgtGAACAATTCGTTTTGTACAATACATTTGCCCTAGAGGAAACCCTCTAAATGACATTATATAATACAATGTGGTAAGCGAGAGGTGTATTTGGGACATGGCTAGTTGTATCAGATAACAGTAGGTACATGCACACGGACAAACAAACTCCAAGCTCTGTCACTTAGACCTCCTGAAAGGCAGAAAAGACGTAACATTCAAAAATCATAGATCATTTGCAGGATTTTGACATTAAGGGTTCTAGACTTTCAAGtgtaaaatacagtacagtagtCCCAGTGTGAATTTCAGTCAAAACCAAATTCTAATGCCTTCACAAATATCACATGAATGAAATGTTATCATAAACCAGTGACGTATAGAATATTACCGTGATAAGACTCAATACATTTGTGCGTATAGAGTATGAATGATGATTTCTCTTTTGCACTCTCAGCCATAAACATACTTCCTCCAATCCTggccttttataaagtgcaCATGCGAGACAAAATCACTGTAGTATTAACTGTCTggagtatttttttaataagacaACAGCCAAAAGACAGTTAAAAGAAGAAGGAGtagtatttttaatgtgttgtaTGATGTTTTAGCTTGAGGTTGAGGTAAGCAGGTAACATAGATTGTACAGTACGGTATGTGACTGTAATATTAAACAGATGTGTAGTTGTTCAGGTACAACAGTATTGGTCCAGTTTGTCACCACGGCACCAGGAGAGCCAATGATCACTTCTGCAGaaaacattaaaagtaatgTTATCCACAAGTGAAGTTAATCATTCAATGACGTACAAAGTGCAATCAATTGAGTATTATCATTTATTGTTATTGGGTAATTgttaaagtcacaatgaaaaGGAAGTagcaacagattttttttttcctaaccCTATGCATGGATTTTCTATGTGGTTTGGCCATTCGTCCACACGCAAACACAATATCCAGTCACTGAAaccaaacatttttgaaaactcCTGCCAGGGTGAAGATTTTTAGAAACTCAAGTTACAGTGTTGTTGTGTAGATGGTGAAACCGGAGATTTTGGCTTGTGACATCGGTAATGACCTTTTTTCCAGGCTTCTGATTGGCCGACATGGCTTTACGGTTAGGGTTATATCGCCACCTCTTGTTTTGGCATGCTCTCGACAGCGCTTCATAGTGTATTTTTGCGTTGTGGACTAGGcctgtgagtgtttgtgtgcatcTCTTACCTGTTTAGCCCTCTGGAGGAGGGGCATGTGAAGAGTGACACTTGTTTTTCTGTGAGGGAAACACGTTCATTAATTACCTTCATTTACATTAATTCACTAATGCACTAATTTAGCCACAAACTCAAAGCTGTAATTAACCTTATGGTGAAGACGGAAGTGAAGCGCTCGGTCTGAAAGCCATGGGTGTTTCAGGGACTGGGATGCACTCATTCTCCAGCTgtgcaaaaaaagaaatgtgcatcaaaacacaaacatactgATAAACAGCCAGATTTTTGTCAGATTTAGCCAATTTCTGGGGACACAAACCTTTTGCTCTTCACAAGCAGGCGTGTGATGAAGTCTTTGGCCTCCTCAGAGATGTCGGCGAACTCTGCCTCTTCAAAACTCCACTGACATGCCAGGATGTTATTTAGCGTCTCATTATCATCCTCACCCAGGAACGGAGACAAGCCGCTGAGCCTAGAAACACAAACATAAGTACGTAAGTTTCACAAAAACTCTCTCTTTTTGTATAATTAATTTGTATAATTATGTATGATTATGATTATCATTGATGTCTACAGACTCACAGCATGTAAGTGATGACACCTAAACTCCACATATCGGTTGGGAATGAGACAAATTCATAGTTGATGACCTCAGGAGCCAGGAACTCAGGCGTACCAAAGTTCACCCTCAACTTTTCCCTGGGTTTATATCTGAAAGGAACATGAAGAACAAATCGATGTGAGAAAAACAGTCGATTCATGAAGACGGTCAGAAAGATACAAATACTAACCTCCTTGCAAGCCCAAAGTCGATTATCTTGACCTTGTTTGTTTCTCGACTGACACAGAGAATGTTTTCAGGCTATTGACACAGtaaaaatttattcagacatttaGTTCTTCTTATGCAGCTGTtttaattacatattatttaaaataatgtgtttgGTACCTTTAGATCAAGGTGTAATATGTACATCTTGTGCATATACTGAAGCCCTTCACTGATCTGCCTGATGAACAGCACCGTGTCCAACTCGGTCAGCTTATAGTTCTCATCTATGATCCGGTCAAACAGCTCTCCACCATCAACACTAGGGggtgcacaatacatgttttGAAGTGATTCTTAAATATGCTAGGAGAAAGAAAGCATGAATGAGATTTAGTGAGAGAGGCTGTCTGTTTGTGGATGTAACTTACTACTCCATCACTAGAATGATTTCATGTCGAGATTCAAAGGCGGCGTAGAGCTGGATCAGATTGGCGTGATTCAACTGGTTCATCACTTCAATCTCACACTTTACTACCTCCTGACAACACAAACGTGTGTAAAATCATTACTATACAATtataaatctaaatctaaaactattaaaataatttttgttagttgaaataaagctgaaataacataaaatataaatattaacatttattaataaatactcataaatattaataaatactataatagtacatAAATTACTGACTCTGCACTATAATGACAGTTGTGGGCCACCAAGTGGTCCTTAGATCACTTAGAtcaagaattagttcacttcagaattaaattttcctgataatttactcacccccatgtcatccaagatgttcatgtctttctttcttcagtcaaaaagaaattaaggtttttgatgaaaacattccaggatttttctccatatagtggacttcaatggggttcaacaggttgaaggtccaaattgcagtttaaatgcagcttcaaagagctctacacgatcccagacgaggaataagggtcttatctagctgtcattttgtaaaaaaattaaaatttaaatactttttaactaCAAAAGCACAAATCTTGTGATGTGCCACGCATgatgtaatcatgttggaaaggtcacgcgtaaGATAAGGTGGAAGATAAAACcctttcgctagataagacccttattcctcatctgggatcatgtagagcccttttgaagctgcatttaaactaaaatttggatcttcaacctgttgaaccccactatatggagaaaaatcctggaatgttttcctcaaaaaccttaatttattttcgactaaagaaagaaagatataaaacatcttggatgacatgggggtgagtaaattatcaggacattttaattctgaagtgaactgaaAATTTCGAGAATCACTACCTTGAAGTCACAGTACTAATGTCTTAAAATGGACACATTTACCTTCTCTTTCTGACTCCTGGCTTTGATGATCTTGGCTGCTAATATGAGGCCAGAAGATTTCTCGACACATTTGTGCACCATGCCAAAGCGTCCTCTATTACAATCAAAATgagacaataataataataataaaaaacatcaatttaaaggattagtccacttttaaatacacttttcctgataaatttactcacccccatatcatccaagatgttcatgtctttctttcgtcagtcgaaaagaaatggaggtttttgaggaaaacattccaggattattctccttacagtggatttcaatggctaccaacagattgaaggtcaaaattacagtttcagtgcagcttcaagggctttgaacgataccagacgaggaataagggtcttatctagcgaatcgatcggtcattttcgaaaaaaatacaaccgtttatgctttataaacaaaatatcgctttgaacgtactttccgcttccgcattcttcataacgcttacgctgaatgttctacgccttccctattctacttacagaacgaacgcggcgcgagtttcgtttttttccgtaacttgaatagggaaggcgtaggacattcagcgtaagcgttatgaagaatgcggaagcggaaagtacattcaaggcgatattttgtttataaagcataaacggttgtattttttttcgaaaatgactgatcgattcgctagataagacccttattactcatctggtatcgtttaaagcccttgaagctgcactgaaactgtaattttgaccttcaacctgttggtagccattgaaatccactgtaaggagaataatcctgaaatgttttcctcaaaaaccttcatttcttttcgactgacgaaagaaagacatgaacatcttggatgacatgggggtgagtaaatttatcaggagaagtgtatttaaaagtggactaatcctttaattcacgAACCCAATCCATTTCAAATGTCTAAATTCCCACATTCTTTGTAAGACTGCAGAGGAAATTCACTTTAATCTCCTGGCTCTAGCTATTTACTTTCACTAAAGTCTAAAAATATGTTGCACGTCTCACTCTCTTAACGTTTTTccttcccacacacacacacacacatctgtctGTCACTTTCATGCCCTTGTGTATCGTATGTCCTGTAAACTCTTAAAATGCTTAGGAATCTTATGCCATGGGTTTAATATCACAGGCATCCTGCTTTAAAAATTCCTAACAATGCTAACAAACCTAACATAATATgatgtaatattaatatcatcTCTACTCACCCTCCGAGAACTTCCTCTTTATTGATAGTGTAGTAGCTGGTAATCTGGTGGGTTTTGGGTGCCACTAGACGGTGCTCAAATGGTGCAGGTGGTGGAGGGGAAGAATCTGTGGAAAAGTTTAGAATATGTAACTACAAAAGGGAAATCTATTTACATTATTCTCAGACCTACACCAAATTTCTTACCAATGACATATTCGTCGATTGACTCTGACTCTGCATCTTTCCTCTCCTCTTCTGTCCCCTCCTCTGGTCTCTCTGGTCCCGCCTCTGCAGCTTCAAGTCCtgcctcctcttcctcctttaaTTCCTTATCCTCTTCCTCTGACGCCTCCTCCACTCGGCTTTTTTTAAGGTCATCTGTCAGCGTCTCGTCAGCAACATGCCTCTTAGTGCTGACAGTTGTTTCCAGATTCTCCTCAGAGCTacatgatataatataatatgcagttttcaaaattgataataataagaaatgtttcttgagcagcaaatcagcatattagaatgatttctgaaggatcatgtgacactgaagactaatgatgctgaaaattttaGCGTCCCATGAataaattttacaatatattaatgtagcaaacaaaaactttttttttaattgtaataacatttcacaatatttctgttttactgtattttttttgatcaaataaatgcagccttgacaagcataagagacttttttttcaaaaacatgaacaaattttaaaacttttaaatggatGTTTATCAATTTACACTGAATCAacataatgttatttattttaagcaaattatttgttttgtaatattcaaatattacaacacattataatattataatagacccttttcacggACTGTGATGATGCGTTTTAATGGTAATCAATATCGCAaagttttttataatttaattttttttttttttttaaacatatgtaCATTCATAACACTATACTTAGTATTACATtacctttgcatcaaattacaaaaaacgaGTTAACactgctgtgagggtgtttctaatacagtgGCTATGGGAGTAAAGGTAAAAAATGACATTCCtttgctatttgagcaaatggaaacacaaaacatatatttaatgtattctctcattcaccgctatagaattttacccaactatgacgaaTTCCTCTTCTGAGAAActcggaaatgtgaaaagggtctattttGCAGGGTTTAATACTTCTGCTCTTTATCTAAAAGTCATTTactgaacaaaatataaaaaacataatatatatatatatatatggatgaACCTGTCTGGTGTGACTGTAATGCTTTCATCGGTCTGGCCAGATGAATTTGGAGCAGCTAGTTGGCTCCCCTCTGATAACCAAATCGCCTCCTCTTTCTTTGAactctcctcttcctcctttttatCCTCTTCTTTTATCTGCAATAATTCAGCATCAATTTCCTGCTCTCTTGCCTCGTCTTCCACTGCAGCCTGTTGTTTGTCATCCTTTCTTTCCTTATGGCTCTCTCCTTTTTGCTCCTCTTCAATAAGATCCAGATGCGCAGCTGTGCTGGCCGCTGTCTCTGTTGTGCATTGAGAAAGCTGATTGTTCTGTTGATTGAGCTTTTGCACTTCTTCAAAACCAGCCTGAACTAAGTCTGGAaggggaggggaggggggaGGGGGATTAGAACATACAAAAGATGAAAATAATGGAAGAAAATAGTGACCCAAAATAGCACAGAATCTTacacatttctttatttttttgtcaaacgcttctttgttttaaatctaaaaaaaattctaaaacttTAAGTTTACTTCCAgattcaaattttattttaaaggtgccctagaattaaaaattgaatttaccttggcatagttaaataacaagagttcagtacatggaaatgacatacagtgagtctcaaactccattgtttcctccttcttatataaatctcatttgtttaaaagacctccgaagaaaaggcgaatctcaacataacaccgactgttacgtaacagtcgggatcattaatatgtacgcccccaatatttgcatatgccagctcatgttcaaggcattacacaagggctggaagtctggatctgtgcacagctgaatcatcagactagtaagcaagcaagaacaacagcgaaaaatggcagatggagcaataataactgacatgatccatgataacatgatatttttagtgatatttgtaaattgtctttctaaatgtttcattagcatattgctaatgtactgttaaatgtggttaaagttaccatcgtttattactgtattcacggagacaagagtcgtcgttattttcattattaaacacaattgcagtctgtataattcataaacacaacttcattctttataaatctctccaacagtgtagcattagccacggatcacagcctcaaattcattcagaatcaaatgtaaacatccaaataaatacaatactcacataatccggcgcatgcatgcagtatgcatgacgaacacgttggaaaagatccattttgagggttatattagctgtgtgaactttgtttatgcactgtttaaggcaagcgcgagctccgtgggcggggagcgtgagcatttaaaggggccgcaacatgaatctgcgcatttctaatgatgccccaaaataagcagttaaaaaaatgaataaaaaaatctatgggctattttgagctgaaacttcacagacaaattcaggggacaccttagacttatattacatcttgtgaaaaaacgttcgatggcacctttaaatcctaGATTGTCAATATGATTTTTGGCTTTTGAATCCCACTGTGTGTTTTTTCTCACCTGATGCATCAAGTGGTTTCTTTTTCTTCTGGGTTTTTAACCCTTTTGAGTACACTTTAGATTTCTCCTTCCCATCCTTTTCTCTAAactagagagagaaagagacaacaGGAGAGAAAGAAATAAGACAGTCTTTACATAAGTTTAAGTCTATGGTCACGAGTGAAGTGTCATAGATATTCTGAAAAAACACCTGTGCTATTTTGAACCACAATGTTAAATTGATAATCATACAGAGTCCAACCATTGTAAATAACAATCATTTATTAAcacacctttaaataaaagcaCCTGCTTTCAAGCTATTCAATGACGCATTTTCATTCAAATGCTCTGAGCTGCTAACGTGCAATGAACCTGATATTTCATTCTGATCACACACAATCATCTGCTGTGACTGTCCTTGAGCTGAAACTGAGAATCACTCATCATGTCATCAGTCAATCTGTTTTATAAATGGCTCAAGCCAATGACAAGGACAATGAACCTGGTAACTCATGT
Above is a window of Megalobrama amblycephala isolate DHTTF-2021 linkage group LG11, ASM1881202v1, whole genome shotgun sequence DNA encoding:
- the mylk4b gene encoding myosin light chain kinase family member 4 isoform X1, with translation MSSNLVKSLARVYDPKPLHAQKRCGRPTARKASLSTSNKRLSSPLSDQPSSKPSSSSSLVHIEGQVNDLSGKMDKLLALQEASLRRLDAIGQDQGTATGGRSVEQMLCDVRIVIESVREKEEQQDQRLDSLERVVSSIQQVISFIAEVLKHSRLADLLKNTHSKSSSRFREKDGKEKSKVYSKGLKTQKKKKPLDASDLVQAGFEEVQKLNQQNNQLSQCTTETAASTAAHLDLIEEEQKGESHKERKDDKQQAAVEDEAREQEIDAELLQIKEEDKKEEEESSKKEEAIWLSEGSQLAAPNSSGQTDESITVTPDSSEENLETTVSTKRHVADETLTDDLKKSRVEEASEEEDKELKEEEEAGLEAAEAGPERPEEGTEEERKDAESESIDEYVIDSSPPPPAPFEHRLVAPKTHQITSYYTINKEEVLGGGRFGMVHKCVEKSSGLILAAKIIKARSQKEKEVVKCEIEVMNQLNHANLIQLYAAFESRHEIILVMEYVDGGELFDRIIDENYKLTELDTVLFIRQISEGLQYMHKMYILHLDLKPENILCVSRETNKVKIIDFGLARRYKPREKLRVNFGTPEFLAPEVINYEFVSFPTDMWSLGVITYMLLSGLSPFLGEDDNETLNNILACQWSFEEAEFADISEEAKDFITRLLVKSKSWRMSASQSLKHPWLSDRALHFRLHHKKNKCHSSHAPPPEG
- the mylk4b gene encoding myosin light chain kinase family member 4 isoform X2, producing MENFLRDKDLWIVGSVCLVASILWRRFWNLFTYKRKRDTSPESSSIDIQFREKDGKEKSKVYSKGLKTQKKKKPLDASDLVQAGFEEVQKLNQQNNQLSQCTTETAASTAAHLDLIEEEQKGESHKERKDDKQQAAVEDEAREQEIDAELLQIKEEDKKEEEESSKKEEAIWLSEGSQLAAPNSSGQTDESITVTPDSSEENLETTVSTKRHVADETLTDDLKKSRVEEASEEEDKELKEEEEAGLEAAEAGPERPEEGTEEERKDAESESIDEYVIDSSPPPPAPFEHRLVAPKTHQITSYYTINKEEVLGGGRFGMVHKCVEKSSGLILAAKIIKARSQKEKEVVKCEIEVMNQLNHANLIQLYAAFESRHEIILVMEYVDGGELFDRIIDENYKLTELDTVLFIRQISEGLQYMHKMYILHLDLKPENILCVSRETNKVKIIDFGLARRYKPREKLRVNFGTPEFLAPEVINYEFVSFPTDMWSLGVITYMLLSGLSPFLGEDDNETLNNILACQWSFEEAEFADISEEAKDFITRLLVKSKSWRMSASQSLKHPWLSDRALHFRLHHKKNKCHSSHAPPPEG
- the mylk4b gene encoding myosin light chain kinase family member 4 isoform X3, whose translation is MEGEESRIKELDVGRLEFFGHLERVERMRCYWELKHVQLKTLEQFREKDGKEKSKVYSKGLKTQKKKKPLDASDLVQAGFEEVQKLNQQNNQLSQCTTETAASTAAHLDLIEEEQKGESHKERKDDKQQAAVEDEAREQEIDAELLQIKEEDKKEEEESSKKEEAIWLSEGSQLAAPNSSGQTDESITVTPDSSEENLETTVSTKRHVADETLTDDLKKSRVEEASEEEDKELKEEEEAGLEAAEAGPERPEEGTEEERKDAESESIDEYVIDSSPPPPAPFEHRLVAPKTHQITSYYTINKEEVLGGGRFGMVHKCVEKSSGLILAAKIIKARSQKEKEVVKCEIEVMNQLNHANLIQLYAAFESRHEIILVMEYVDGGELFDRIIDENYKLTELDTVLFIRQISEGLQYMHKMYILHLDLKPENILCVSRETNKVKIIDFGLARRYKPREKLRVNFGTPEFLAPEVINYEFVSFPTDMWSLGVITYMLLSGLSPFLGEDDNETLNNILACQWSFEEAEFADISEEAKDFITRLLVKSKSWRMSASQSLKHPWLSDRALHFRLHHKKNKCHSSHAPPPEG